The proteins below are encoded in one region of Telopea speciosissima isolate NSW1024214 ecotype Mountain lineage chromosome 10, Tspe_v1, whole genome shotgun sequence:
- the LOC122643870 gene encoding uncharacterized mitochondrial protein AtMg00810-like: MVSNGYKQSNDDHTLFVKKVGQHITMLIVYVDDIVITGSDTEEVKRLKKYLGTEFEVKDLGKLRCFLGIEVAHSARGISVSQRKYTLDLLNETGMLGCKPADTPLEPNTHLKRKEGDPVDKGSYQRLVGRLIYLSHTRPDIAFAVSLVSQYMHDPHSSHLEATYRILRYLKSSLGKGILYFPHNHTLVEAYTNADWAGCPDDRRYI; the protein is encoded by the coding sequence ATGGTGTCAAATggctacaagcagagtaatgACGATCACACGTTATTTGTAAAGAAAGTGGGGCAGCATATCACAAtgttgattgtctatgttgatgacattgtgattACTGGAAGTGATACTGAAGAAGTGAAGAGGTTGAAGAAGTACCTGGGAACTGAATTTGAAGTGAAGGATCTAGGGAAACTTAGATGTTTCTTAGGAATTGAGGTTGCCCACTCAGCTCGTGGCATCTCTGTGTCCCAACGGAAATATACCCTTGATCTGCTCAATGAAACGGGAATGCTAGGATGTAAGCCTGCAGACACACCACTAGAGCCTAATACTCATctgaagagaaaggaaggagatcCAGTCGATAAAGGCAGCTACCAGAGACTTGTTGGTCGCTTGATATACTTATCTCATACCCGACCTGATATAGCATTTGCCGTAAGCTTGGttagtcaatacatgcatgatcctcactcttctcatttAGAGGCTACCTACAGAATCTTGAGGTACTTAAAGTCTTCACTTGGAAAAGGAATTTTATACTTTCCTCACAACCATACTCTAGTTGAAGCATATACaaatgctgactgggctggttgcCCTGACGACAGGAGATATATATAG